The sequence below is a genomic window from Haloferax mediterranei ATCC 33500.
TTGGTCGGCTTCGAGACCGAACGATTCGGCCACGTCCTCGCGGTACACGTCGGTGACGCGCTGCACTTCGAGGAAGTGGTTCCCGGAGCCGAGGCTTCCGATTTGGTTGCGTCCGCGGTCTTTGGCCTTCTGCGAGACGTATTCGGGTCGTGCGTCGTCACGGGACCCCTCGTCTTCGCAGTGTGCAAGGTCGTCTTCGGTCGCATAGCCCGCGTCGAGCGCCCACTCCATCCCACGGGCGAGGATATCGTCGATAGTCTCCGCGTCGCCCGTGACGACACCACCACCGCCGAGACCGGACGGAATCGCCTCGAAGAGGGCGTCGACCAGTTCCGCTTCCTTGCCCTTGAGGTCCTCGTAGGTGAGGTTCGTCGTCATCATGCGGACGCCGCAGTTGATGTCGTAGCCGACAGCACCCGGCGAGATACAGCCATCTGTGGCGTCGGTCGCGCCGACGCCGCCGACAGGGAAGCCGTAGCCCTGGTGGCCGTCGGGCATGCAGATAGCGTGGTTGGTGATGCCCGGCAGGTGCGTCGCGTTCCGCAACTGCTCGAGCGTCTTGTCCTGTCCGATCTGTTCGAGCAACGCTTCGGAGGCGAGCACCCGTGCGGGGGCGTTCATCTCGCCCTCCTGTGGAATCTCCCAGACGTGCTCACGAACTCGTCGCAGTTCGATATCGCCGAACTCGCGTGTAGTCATGTATGAATAATCGAGACGGCGACTCAATAGGATTCCGTCACGCGTCCGCACAAGAAAACGTCTTCACGACACCAAGGTCTGCCCGTCTACCATTTATCCGACTGTCAGTATCGTCGGTTCACACGTCGAAAACGACGTACGCTTCCCACCCGTTTCCGGTCTCCTCGAGTCGCATCTCGGAGTACGTGACGGCCTTCACGTCGCGGGCGTCCACGTCGGCAAAGGGGATTCCCCGTGCCGAGGCGTCGACAATCCACTCGTCGTCTGTCTGACGCACTGTCGCCTCGTGGGCGGCCGGGAGGACGCCGCGCACGTCGCGTTCGTAGATGAGTTGGTCGAGGTAGTCAAACAGCAGCGCTTCTCGACTCTCCGCCCGAACGGAAAACGAAAATCGGTCGCCTGTCTCGGCTAACTCGTCGCACATCGCGGCAGTGAGACCGTCGGCGACGGCGGCGAAGACGTTGCCGAGGGTCGACCCGTGGGCTTCGACTGCCACGTCGGCAGTGTGTTCGCGAAGTGTGTAGCACATACTGAACACAGGGGCACCGCCTACCCTCGTCCTTTCGGTCAGTCGTCGTCCCTGCGCCTCTCAAGAACCCGTCACTTCCCAGGTCTGTTGCCGGCTCTTGACACATTCCACCAGTGGTATCTATGAGGTATACTGACGGACGGTGGAGTTATATTCTCGCTCCGGTAACCTCGGAATGTGAGCGTCAACGTGGAGATGCGGGTCGACGCCCCCGGACAGAAGGAGTACGCCGAGGAGGCGTGGGACCTGAAAGAGCAAATTCGGGTCGATGAGGGTCTCCTGAAGCAACGACGAGGGTTCTTCATGGACGCCTACCGACGGTCGACGACGTATCTCCTCTTCGAAAACGACACGCTCGTCGCCTTCGCCTCGACACGACGTGACGGCTACATTCTCTTTCTCGCCGTCTCCCCCGACGCCCGCGGGAAGGGATACGCGAAGCGACTCGTCGCGGAAGTTGCCAAGGAGCATCCCGTCGTGACCTGTCACGCCCGCACGACGAATCAGAATGCCCTCGACTTCTACGAGAACATCGGCTTTACCGTCCGCCGCCGCATCGAGAACTACTACGAAGACGGCGGCTCCGCGTTCTATCTCCGACTCGGCGAGGAAGCGAGTCTCAGAGAGCGCCTCTCCGAATTCCTCCTTCGGTAGCTCACCACTTCGACCGGCTGCGCGCGTCGATTACCAGTGAATTACCAGTGAGCCACGAGGCTCTTTGCCCGCATCCTTAATTTTTATTCAGTTCGTAGTAATATGCTCGTGTATGTACATCGGTGTGCTCACTGTCCCACTCGGAAACGAATCTCTCGCCGACGCGCTCGACTATCTGTCGGGTATCGGCGTCGAAGGCGTCGAACTCGGCGTCGGCGGATGGCCCGGCGAAGACCACGTCGACCGAGCGGCCGTCCTCGGTGACGACGAGAGACAGGCTGCCCTGCTCGCCGCCGTCGAGGAGCGCGAGATGCAAATCAGCGCGCTAGCGACTCACAACAACCCGCT
It includes:
- a CDS encoding archease, which encodes MCYTLREHTADVAVEAHGSTLGNVFAAVADGLTAAMCDELAETGDRFSFSVRAESREALLFDYLDQLIYERDVRGVLPAAHEATVRQTDDEWIVDASARGIPFADVDARDVKAVTYSEMRLEETGNGWEAYVVFDV
- a CDS encoding GNAT family N-acetyltransferase produces the protein MSVNVEMRVDAPGQKEYAEEAWDLKEQIRVDEGLLKQRRGFFMDAYRRSTTYLLFENDTLVAFASTRRDGYILFLAVSPDARGKGYAKRLVAEVAKEHPVVTCHARTTNQNALDFYENIGFTVRRRIENYYEDGGSAFYLRLGEEASLRERLSEFLLR